From the genome of Phlebotomus papatasi isolate M1 chromosome 2, Ppap_2.1, whole genome shotgun sequence:
ggaattgtcctgatctaaaatgtgtgccggagccatcaTTACCGtttattttgtctttttttattttatccttaaatctttgtactaaattttgatCGATATTGAATTTATCATTGGAACTGGAACTACTTTAAGGGTCCCAGAAGTCATAATAAGTGTAAAATACGTAATATCTACAAGAGGATATTCACCTTATGGTCAAGTGGTTGAGTCTACGTGTGGCGCTTAGCAATGACGCTTGCAACACTGATAAAGCAGAGAATGAAGAGCACAAGCCCCGTGGTAATATAAATGGAAGTGACGAGCCAGAAAGAGAAGAGGTAGAGAGATTTGTTGCAGTACTTCCCCTTGGTGGGATCATAATTGGGCTCATACTCTTTGTACACCCAATAGGACCCTATAATAAACCATCCCAGCATGAAACAGTTGAGGAGCATCTGTGTCGATGATTGTCGCATTTCCTCCTCTGCCTGATCCTCACGATTTCTCACACGTGTCGATAGATGTAGCAACTGTTTTATGACCCCGAATCCCCCTACAATCccattcaaattcaattaaatcgCAGTTAGCATTGATTAGACTTTTAGTTTGTTTCGCGAGACACTCACCTCCAACGAGAAGGTACACGGGAATGTATTCACCTTGTGGGCAGTCATACAGGTAAATAGAACCGAAGACTATCATACAAATTGGCACGATTGTCGTTGCACCGAGGATTACAGTGAAGCCCACTGAAGGGGATGGGCAAAAGGGATAATTTTAACAGGAAACTTTCAGAAGGGACATACAAGAAAATTTCTACTCACGAGTCCCCAGAAGCAAAATCACGATGTTCTTTAGGAAGTCAACGAACCCCTTGGACGATCTATGAACTTCCCGGACGCGACCAAAGAGAGAGTCATAGGAGGGCGGTGGCgctaaaaaaatcacacgaaaCCTTATCTCTCCTATATcgtctctaaaaaaaaacccaaaacaaACTTACCATCCGGATCAATGGCCTCTTCATAAGTCGGAGGATCTCCCAAATTGTAATTGCTGTGG
Proteins encoded in this window:
- the LOC129803579 gene encoding transmembrane protein 272-like — its product is MAAIPSSRYNEIYVQQSQTMPLPSYQQSIVTPNSRTNEAQSTSTTNVHSNYNLGDPPTYEEAIDPDAPPPSYDSLFGRVREVHRSSKGFVDFLKNIVILLLGTLGFTVILGATTIVPICMIVFGSIYLYDCPQGEYIPVYLLVGGGFGVIKQLLHLSTRVRNREDQAEEEMRQSSTQMLLNCFMLGWFIIGSYWVYKEYEPNYDPTKGKYCNKSLYLFSFWLVTSIYITTGLVLFILCFISVASVIAKRHT